In Bacteroidota bacterium, the genomic stretch CCCTCTCGCACACCGACGAGGTAGAAGTAAGCCTCCTGAAGGCAGAGGGGGCCACCCACCAGGTGCAAGACGGCCGCCTAAGCTGGTATCTGAACCTTGCTGCTGGCGAAAAGCGCGAGCTCACGTTCAGCTTTGAAGTGAAGCACAAAAAGAACCTGAACCTGCAAGGACTATAACTATGAAGAAGACCATTCTTACCCTACTTGGCCTCTTGGGCATGGGTGGCTGGCTGTGTGCCCAATCGGTCTCTGCCCCCATTACAGGCGTAAAGGTATATCTGGACCGTGCATCCATCCGGCACAGTGGCAGCATCTGGCTGCCCGAGGGCCCGCACAGCCTGAAGATCACCGGCCTAAGCGACCACCTGGTGGAGGAAAGCCTACAGCTGGGTGCCGGCCAGGCCCGGATTGAGCTGGTTAGCTTTCGCCGAGATTTCCTGTATCAGCAGCCCAAGCCCAAGGCCCTGCTCCAGCTGGAGGACAGCCTGCGGCTGGTGGAGGAGCGGCTGCGCCAGCTACAAGACGAGATACTGCTACGCCAGCAGGAGGTGAAGACCCTGCACGCCAACGAAAAGATGGAGCGCGAAAATGGCCTGCTGCTCAGCCAGCTGCAGGCCATGGCCCAGCTGTATCGTACCCGCCTCTTCGAGCTGGCCGAGGAGGAAAGCCTGCTTGGGCAGCAGCGCACCGAACTGGCCGAAACCCAGGCTCGCCTGAAGCGCCAGCTGGAGGAGTACGCGCACCAGCGCCAGCAGGCACGAAAGGAAATAGAAATCCGCCTGTACCAACCCACGGCAGGCCAGCTGAACCTGGAGATGGAGTACCTGGTAACCCATGCGGGCTGGGCTGCCCGCTACGACCTGCGTACACCCGGCATATCCGATCCGGTTTCGCTCACCCTGTATGCCGATGTGCGGAACCACACGGGCATAGACTGGGTGCAGGTGCCCCTTGAGCTTAGTACTGCCCAGCCCTCCAGCAGTGCCACGGCCCCCAAGCTCCAGCCTTGGGTTGTTAGCATCTACTACCCACAGCCTCCGGCACCAGCCGCCCGCATGTGCAAGGCGGAGATGGCGGCACCAGCGCAGACGGAGGAAAGCAGGGAGGAATATGATTTCGACGGGGAGAACCCCGGTATTGCAAGTGGGGAGGCAGTGGCGCAGCTAGCCACCGCCGATGCTTTTACACAAACGATGCAAACGGACCTGAGTGTGGAGTACCGGATTGCCCTGAAGTATGATATACCCAGCGATGGACAGGCCCATAAGGTGCAGGTAAAGACCCATGCGCTGCCAGCTACGTATCGCTACTACGCGCTACCCCGGCAGGACCCCACCGCCTACCTGGAGGCTGAGCTGGCCAACTGGCAGGGGGTGGAGCTACTGCCCGGGCCCGCCACGGTATACCTGGCACAGCAGTATGTAAGCGAAACCTACCTGAACCCACGCACCACCCAGGATACCCTGAAGCTGGGCCTGGGGCCGGATGAGCAGGTGCAGATAGACTACCAAACGCTGGAGAACTACACCCGCCGAAACAGCCTGGGCACCCAGAAGACTGTGGGCCGCAGCTACCGGATCAGTGTACGGAACAACAAGACACTGCCCATCTCGCTGGTTATTACGGAGCCGCATCCGGTATCGACAAACAACAAGATAGAGGTGGAGCTGACCGAGCACGATGCAGACCAGTACGACCCACAGACCGGTAAGCTGGTGTGGGCACGCAGCCTGCAGCCCGGCGGCAGCCTGCAGCTGAAGCACCGCTTCGATGTGCGCCATCCTGCTGATATGCGCGTGGATGGGCTATAGGGATCCAGGCATCGGGCCAGGACGGGCGCTTTTTTCGTAGTTTTAGCGGATGAAACCCAAGATCATAGAGTGCCCGCGCGATGCCATGCAGGGCATAGCAGCCCAGATACCCACCCAGGCAAAGATAGACTACCTGAATGCCCTGATGGGGGTGGGCTTTGACGTGATAGACTTTGGCAGCTTTGTTTCGCCCAAGGCGGTGCCGCAAATGGCCGACACCCTGGAGGTGCTGGATAACCTGGACCTGGGCGCAGGCAGCAGCAAGCTGCTGGCTATTGTGGTGAATGAGAAGGGTGCACAGACGGTGGGCGAGTTTGCCGAGGTTACCTACCTGGGCTACCCGCTCTCCATTAGCGAGACCTTTCAGCAGCGAAACACCCGCATGTCTGTAGCCCAGGGGCTAGACACCATGCGGCGCATACAGGCCCTGTGCGAAAAGAATGACCAGCAGCTGGTGGTGTACCTCAGCATGGGCTTTGGCAACCCCTATGGCGATGCCTGGAGCCCCGAGCTGGTGGCCGAGTATGTGCAAAAAGTAGCACAGGAGGGCGTGGAGATCATCTCGCTAGCCGATACCGTGGGCACGGCATTTCCCCACCAGGTGTCGGGCTTGTATAGCACCCTGATACCGGAGTTCGACTGGATTGAGTTTGGTGCCCACTTCCACGCCACGCCAGAGGACTGGGAGCTCAAGATAGATGCAGCCTACCAGGCAGGCTGCCGCCGTTTCGATGGCGCCCTGAAGGGATACGGTGGCTGCCCCTTTGCCGAGGATACGCTGACCGGAAACATTGCCACCGAGCAGATAATAAACTACCTGGAGGGTAGGGGCGAGCGCCTGACGGGCCTGAAAAAACGCCCGCTTGGCCAGGCCCTGCAGCTGGCAACTGAGCTGTTTGGCACCTATCACTAGGCAGGCTGTCCACTGGACTGTGGCAGTATGGAGAGGTGGAGTAGTTAAGTTTCCAATTAGTCCACTTTCCAATTAAACTACTTGCATACAGGGTATTAGGGCTTTTGTCCCCCCCCCCCTTTTTTTGCAGGCCAATTCCTCTTTCTCTTCTAACTTTCGGGCATAATCTCACCTCGCGTCCGCCCGGTGGCAGCTTATGTCCCTTCCTGCCCGGTTCCAGTTTTAGCCGGATGGCATGCCCTCGCGAAAAAAGCCAGTAACCCCCAAATCTTTGTCCCATTCTTTTAACTATGAAACACCTGTTTACGCTTACGCTCATGGCACTATTTGGCCTGCAATCCTGGGCTCAGGCACAGAATCAGGACTCACTTGCCCTGGAGAAATTACGGGCCCAGTCCGGTGTAGACCCCACACGTATCCAAACCCGTGTTGGCTACTCCTTCCTGTTTAACGATGCAGCAGGCAATTCCGGATCGGTAAAGAACAGGCTGACTGTCAATCTGGGCGTGGGGCGGTGGAGTTTTCAGGTAAGGAATGAAGTGGTGTCTGTTCTGCCCCAGAGCGAGACGGCTACCTTTACCAGCAGCTTTGGCGACCCCAGGTTTTCTGTCCTGAACGCCTTCTTCGTAAAGGGCCGCCACGCCCTGGCTGCCGCCGGCGAGCTGAACATGCCTATTGCCAAGGCCGGTTTTGGCACGCAGTATCTGTCTATCACACCCTCGCTTACCTATGCCTATACCATCAGTCCTACCCTGATCTTCGCCACCCAGCCCCAGTACACGTTTGCGCTGGCAAGGGCTGCATTCCTGCCCGACCTGCATGTTATTACTGTCCGGACCTTCCTGGCCAAGTTTACGCGTGCAGGCTACTTCTTCGTGTTCGAACCCCGTCCCGTATTCGACCTGGAGAATGACAAGGTAGACTTCATCCTGTCGCCCATTATCGGCAGGTCCATAGGCGCGGGCTTCAACCTGGTTTTCCTGTCAGAAATATCCGTAAAGGAGGAAACCCGAAGTAGCCAGGGCGTGGTTTATCTGTTTGGCTTTAACAAAAACTTCTAGCATCTGCCGGGGCTGTGCCATGTCGCAGCACGGCCTTCATCCTGGACCGTCCATCCGTTTTCTCCCGGTACGGAGCAGGGTTTTTTGTTCCTCTAAGGAGGGGTACAGGGCTATCTGCCGGGCTAAGCCGGTATGCGGGAGATAAATAAGTGCGTGCTGCGCTTTGGGCCGCCTGTCATTTGCTGAGCAGGCAGATGGCCCGGCAGGGGGTTTTGTTTGAAGGGAAGAGAGCCTACGTTTCGTCTGGGGTGGTGCCCATGGTTTGCAAGTTCGAGGGGCTGCCGTGTCGGGCGAAGCACCTGGGTT encodes the following:
- a CDS encoding hydroxymethylglutaryl-CoA lyase, producing the protein MKPKIIECPRDAMQGIAAQIPTQAKIDYLNALMGVGFDVIDFGSFVSPKAVPQMADTLEVLDNLDLGAGSSKLLAIVVNEKGAQTVGEFAEVTYLGYPLSISETFQQRNTRMSVAQGLDTMRRIQALCEKNDQQLVVYLSMGFGNPYGDAWSPELVAEYVQKVAQEGVEIISLADTVGTAFPHQVSGLYSTLIPEFDWIEFGAHFHATPEDWELKIDAAYQAGCRRFDGALKGYGGCPFAEDTLTGNIATEQIINYLEGRGERLTGLKKRPLGQALQLATELFGTYH
- a CDS encoding mucoidy inhibitor MuiA family protein, with amino-acid sequence MKKTILTLLGLLGMGGWLCAQSVSAPITGVKVYLDRASIRHSGSIWLPEGPHSLKITGLSDHLVEESLQLGAGQARIELVSFRRDFLYQQPKPKALLQLEDSLRLVEERLRQLQDEILLRQQEVKTLHANEKMERENGLLLSQLQAMAQLYRTRLFELAEEESLLGQQRTELAETQARLKRQLEEYAHQRQQARKEIEIRLYQPTAGQLNLEMEYLVTHAGWAARYDLRTPGISDPVSLTLYADVRNHTGIDWVQVPLELSTAQPSSSATAPKLQPWVVSIYYPQPPAPAARMCKAEMAAPAQTEESREEYDFDGENPGIASGEAVAQLATADAFTQTMQTDLSVEYRIALKYDIPSDGQAHKVQVKTHALPATYRYYALPRQDPTAYLEAELANWQGVELLPGPATVYLAQQYVSETYLNPRTTQDTLKLGLGPDEQVQIDYQTLENYTRRNSLGTQKTVGRSYRISVRNNKTLPISLVITEPHPVSTNNKIEVELTEHDADQYDPQTGKLVWARSLQPGGSLQLKHRFDVRHPADMRVDGL